The following are encoded together in the Candidatus Methylomirabilota bacterium genome:
- a CDS encoding acyl-CoA dehydrogenase family protein: MEKFRGVDYYGIEDLLSEEERMVRDAIRDWVEAEFLPLVTQHHRAGTFPVELIPKLGELGVFGATLKGYGCAGLNNVAYGLIMQELERGDSGLRSCASVQSGLVMYPIYAYGSEAQKETWLPRLARGQTVGCFGLTEPDFGSDPGGMKTRARRQGGAYVLNGTKLWITNGSIADVAVVWAKEDDGEIYGYLVEKGTPGYSTLDISGKFSMRASITSELSFQDCQIPLDNKLPNVKGLKGPLGCLSQARYGIAWGAVGAAMACYDWALQYAQQRVQFGKPIASFQLVQQKLVWMITEITKAQLLALQLGRLKDQGRARPQQVSMAKMNNVYIALETARMARDVMGAAGIVDEHPVIRHMINLETVKTYEGTHDIHSLIIGRDITGLDAFGV; the protein is encoded by the coding sequence ATGGAGAAGTTTCGCGGCGTCGACTACTACGGCATCGAAGACCTCTTGAGCGAGGAGGAGCGGATGGTGCGCGATGCCATCCGCGACTGGGTCGAGGCCGAGTTCCTCCCCCTCGTCACGCAGCACCACCGCGCCGGCACCTTCCCGGTCGAGCTGATCCCCAAGCTCGGCGAGCTGGGCGTCTTCGGGGCGACGCTGAAGGGCTACGGCTGCGCCGGCCTGAACAACGTGGCCTACGGCCTCATCATGCAGGAGCTCGAGCGCGGCGACTCCGGCCTCCGCTCCTGCGCCTCCGTGCAGAGCGGGCTGGTCATGTACCCCATCTACGCCTACGGCTCCGAGGCCCAGAAGGAGACGTGGCTGCCGCGGCTGGCCCGCGGCCAGACGGTCGGCTGCTTCGGCCTCACCGAGCCCGATTTCGGCTCCGACCCGGGCGGCATGAAGACGCGCGCGCGGCGCCAGGGCGGCGCCTACGTGCTCAACGGCACCAAGCTCTGGATCACCAACGGTTCCATCGCCGACGTCGCGGTGGTGTGGGCCAAGGAGGACGACGGCGAGATCTACGGCTACCTCGTGGAAAAGGGGACGCCGGGGTACTCGACGCTCGACATTTCGGGCAAGTTCTCGATGCGCGCGTCGATCACCTCCGAGCTCTCCTTCCAGGACTGCCAGATCCCGCTCGACAACAAGCTGCCCAACGTCAAGGGGCTCAAAGGCCCGCTGGGCTGTCTCTCCCAGGCGCGCTACGGCATCGCCTGGGGGGCGGTGGGCGCGGCCATGGCCTGCTACGACTGGGCGCTGCAGTACGCCCAGCAGCGCGTCCAGTTCGGCAAGCCGATCGCCTCGTTCCAGCTCGTGCAGCAGAAGCTGGTGTGGATGATCACGGAGATCACCAAGGCCCAGCTCCTGGCGCTGCAGCTCGGACGGCTCAAGGACCAGGGCCGGGCCCGGCCCCAGCAGGTCTCCATGGCCAAGATGAACAACGTCTACATCGCGCTGGAGACCGCCCGGATGGCCCGCGACGTCATGGGCGCCGCCGGGATCGTCGACGAGCACCCGGTGATCCGTCACATGATCAACCTGGAAACCGTGAAGACCTATG
- a CDS encoding queuosine precursor transporter, with product MGMSWRFITCAALFITCLLTANVIAAKLVVVGGVVLPAGIVIFPVSYIVADVLTEVWGYGAARRVIWLGFAGNAVMALAIWIGGELPAAAFWKGQGAYTEILGQTPRIVLASLLAYLAGEFANAYVMAKVKILTAGRWLWVRTIGSTIVGEGLDSAVFITLAFGGGLPLGTLGAIIAAQWWVKVAYEAVATPLTYAVVGWLKSSERVDTFDYRTDFNPIRL from the coding sequence CTGGGGATGAGCTGGCGGTTCATCACCTGCGCGGCGCTGTTCATCACGTGTCTCTTGACCGCCAACGTGATTGCCGCCAAGCTCGTGGTGGTCGGCGGCGTGGTGCTGCCGGCCGGCATCGTCATCTTCCCCGTCTCCTACATCGTCGCCGACGTGCTGACGGAGGTGTGGGGCTACGGGGCCGCCCGGCGTGTCATCTGGCTCGGCTTCGCCGGCAACGCGGTGATGGCGCTGGCGATCTGGATCGGCGGCGAGCTGCCGGCGGCGGCGTTCTGGAAGGGCCAGGGCGCCTACACGGAGATCCTGGGCCAGACGCCGCGGATCGTGCTGGCCTCGCTCCTGGCCTACCTGGCGGGCGAGTTCGCCAACGCCTACGTCATGGCCAAGGTGAAGATCCTGACGGCCGGCCGCTGGCTCTGGGTCCGCACGATCGGCTCGACGATCGTCGGCGAGGGGCTCGACTCCGCCGTCTTCATCACGCTCGCCTTCGGCGGCGGCCTCCCGCTGGGGACGCTGGGGGCGATCATCGCGGCGCAGTGGTGGGTCAAGGTGGCCTATGAGGCGGTGGCGACGCCCCTGACGTACGCGGTGGTGGGCTGGCTGAAATCGAGCGAGCGGGTGGATACGTTCGACTACCGGACCGACTTCAACCCGATCCGGTTGTAG
- a CDS encoding HD domain-containing protein, translating to MKGAADTYQGRGLIADPIHQYILYTRPGGMAGEATEQDVIDTSWVQRLRRIPQLQSARWVFPAAEHSRFQHSLGAMHLAGRLAQQLYPSLRAIFPEGPSVALLEELLRMAGLLHDVGHGPFGHFFDDNFLIDYDLTHELVGQRIIREELGEILRHLRRSPSGAFAAGEQIDPEWICYLMGKGYTQPLDSHPRWLSFLKPLLSGVFTADNMDYVLRDAYMCGVAVGPIDIERIIYYSFFSEKGLTLDRGGLQAFIMFLNARFYMYTNVYYHRTTRGIDLHLKEIFRDTMRLAFPYDLRKELHPYLHLTEWTLLEEVGRWHDADDTEKKALGAEWRQVLDRKLKWRMAHEVVLDLFEPKRGQGFLDAETVERRVRMFLPPRLARVPFRIDMALQDPRPLNPLKMGDRQIYVYDASTGRVAVEPLTELLKYLPGKVAQCRIFAVTHEHDAELAAALERALGEEPPSILTNV from the coding sequence ATGAAGGGCGCTGCCGACACCTACCAGGGGCGTGGGCTCATCGCCGATCCCATCCACCAGTACATCCTGTACACGCGGCCGGGGGGGATGGCGGGGGAGGCGACCGAGCAGGACGTCATCGACACGTCCTGGGTGCAGCGGCTGCGACGGATCCCGCAGCTGCAATCGGCCCGCTGGGTCTTTCCCGCCGCCGAGCACAGCCGGTTCCAGCACTCGCTGGGGGCGATGCACCTGGCGGGACGGCTGGCCCAGCAGCTCTACCCGTCGCTGCGCGCGATCTTCCCCGAGGGGCCGTCGGTGGCGCTGCTGGAAGAGCTGCTCCGGATGGCCGGGCTGCTCCACGACGTCGGTCACGGCCCCTTCGGTCACTTCTTCGACGACAACTTCCTGATCGACTACGACCTGACCCACGAGCTGGTCGGACAGCGGATCATCCGCGAGGAGCTGGGCGAGATCCTGCGCCATCTCCGTCGCAGCCCGTCGGGAGCGTTCGCCGCCGGCGAGCAGATCGACCCCGAATGGATCTGCTACCTGATGGGCAAGGGCTACACGCAGCCGCTGGACTCGCACCCCAGGTGGCTGTCCTTCCTCAAGCCCCTGCTCTCCGGCGTCTTCACCGCCGACAACATGGACTACGTGCTCCGCGACGCCTACATGTGCGGCGTGGCGGTAGGGCCCATCGACATCGAGCGCATCATCTACTACTCGTTCTTCTCGGAGAAGGGGCTGACGCTCGACCGGGGCGGGCTGCAGGCGTTCATCATGTTCCTCAACGCGCGCTTCTACATGTACACGAACGTCTACTACCACCGCACGACACGCGGGATCGACCTGCACCTCAAGGAGATCTTCCGCGACACGATGCGGCTGGCCTTCCCCTACGACCTCCGCAAGGAGCTCCATCCCTATTTGCACCTCACGGAGTGGACGCTGCTGGAGGAGGTCGGCCGCTGGCACGACGCCGACGACACCGAGAAGAAGGCCCTGGGCGCCGAGTGGCGGCAGGTCCTCGATCGAAAGCTCAAGTGGCGGATGGCGCACGAGGTCGTCCTCGACCTCTTCGAGCCCAAGCGCGGGCAGGGCTTCCTCGACGCCGAGACGGTCGAGCGGCGGGTGCGCATGTTCCTGCCGCCCCGCCTCGCGCGCGTGCCGTTCAGGATCGACATGGCGCTGCAGGATCCCCGCCCGCTCAACCCCCTCAAGATGGGCGACCGGCAGATCTACGTGTACGACGCCTCCACCGGGCGGGTGGCGGTCGAGCCGCTGACCGAGCTCCTCAAGTACCTCCCCGGGAAGGTGGCCCAGTGCCGGATCTTCGCGGTGACCCACGAGCACGACGCCGAGCTGGCCGCCGCGCTGGAGCGGGCGCTGGGCGAGGAGCCGCCGTCGATCCTCACCAACGTTTAG
- a CDS encoding S1C family serine protease — MRRRVLLALTLLSLVPGAALGAPWSREPRLHPQRISAEPSYVRRVEPAIVGLRVRADEQAPSSVRLGSHRFGSGVIFDSRGYAVTVSYVLLDALEIEAQLRDGRRVPAQLAGLDLETGLGIVKLAGGGPWPVAALGQSGDIPAGTLTGTVGVDEDNDLVWVSGSVQAIRRFSGFWEYMLDRALFVAPASRSWGGSAVVDAGGAVIGIASLRLGEPPYVNVVIPIEKFAPDKDELIAAGRVVSRRPRPWLGLYTAPTRQGVVVEGFAPVGPAAGAGFRKGDRILSVNGITVGTQEEFYEQLWRGQAGDVVRVAVQRDEAVHVIAVRSIDRYRLLRGAPR; from the coding sequence ATGAGACGACGCGTGCTCCTGGCGCTCACGCTTCTGAGCCTGGTTCCCGGGGCGGCCCTGGGGGCGCCGTGGTCGCGCGAGCCCCGGCTGCACCCCCAGAGGATCTCCGCCGAGCCATCCTACGTCAGGCGCGTGGAGCCGGCGATCGTGGGGCTGCGGGTGCGCGCCGACGAGCAGGCGCCGTCCAGCGTGCGGCTCGGCAGCCACCGCTTCGGGAGCGGCGTCATCTTCGACTCCCGCGGCTACGCCGTCACCGTCAGCTACGTCCTGCTCGACGCGCTGGAGATCGAGGCGCAGCTCCGCGACGGCCGCCGGGTGCCGGCGCAGCTGGCCGGGCTCGACCTGGAGACGGGGCTCGGCATCGTGAAGCTGGCGGGCGGCGGGCCCTGGCCGGTGGCGGCGCTGGGGCAGTCGGGGGACATCCCGGCCGGAACGCTGACCGGCACCGTGGGCGTGGACGAGGACAACGACCTCGTCTGGGTCAGCGGGTCCGTCCAGGCCATCCGGCGGTTTTCGGGTTTCTGGGAGTACATGCTCGACCGCGCCCTGTTCGTGGCGCCGGCCAGCCGCTCGTGGGGCGGCAGCGCCGTCGTCGACGCCGGCGGCGCCGTGATCGGCATCGCCTCGCTGCGCCTGGGCGAGCCGCCTTACGTGAATGTGGTGATCCCCATCGAGAAGTTCGCGCCCGACAAGGACGAGCTGATCGCCGCCGGCCGCGTCGTCAGCCGCCGGCCGCGCCCGTGGCTCGGCCTCTACACGGCGCCCACCCGACAGGGCGTGGTGGTGGAGGGCTTCGCGCCGGTCGGCCCCGCCGCGGGGGCGGGCTTCCGCAAGGGCGATCGCATCCTCAGCGTCAACGGCATCACCGTGGGCACGCAGGAGGAGTTCTACGAGCAGCTCTGGCGGGGGCAAGCCGGCGACGTCGTCCGGGTGGCGGTGCAGCGCGACGAGGCCGTCCACGTCATCGCCGTCCGCTCCATCGACCGCTACCGGTTGCTGCGGGGCGCGCCGCGCTGA